The proteins below come from a single Malus domestica chromosome 03, GDT2T_hap1 genomic window:
- the LOC103431604 gene encoding EP1-like glycoprotein 2, with protein sequence MATKTSLSAVFLFSFIAILFAIPIQAQVPTNQTFKFINQGELGGGIVEYHATYRVIQTNSHTFYTHPFGLCFYNTTPDSYILAIRAGVPKDEVRWVWDANRNHPVREKATLSLGREGNLVLGEADGTVVWQTNTANKGVTGIKLLGNGNLVLHDKNGRFIWQSFDYPTDTLLLGQSVTTNGRNKLVSRKSDTDGSDGPYSIVLDHTGFTMYLNNTGQRLIYGGWTGTDYGSTVTFDFDIMDGFDDGIAYELVLNVNQDINAPPPPPPQSHRHLLQVRPIGNAHQINLNKLNYNATYTFLRLGSDGNLKAYTYYDKVRNMKWEESFAFFSSYFIRECALPSKCGSYGYCSRGMCVGCPSPKGLLGWSKGCAAPKLGQCKSGAKASYYKVADVEHFLSPYLDGGDGPMKVGECRAKCDKDCKCLGFFYREDTSKCVLAPLLGTLIKDVNTSVGYIKYSK encoded by the coding sequence ATGGCAACTAAAACTTCACTTTCAGCTGTTTTCCTTTTCTCCTTCATTGCCATCCTCTTTGCCATTCCCATTCAAGCCCAAGTCCCTACAAACCAAACCTTCAAATTCATCAACCAAGGCGAATTAGGAGGTGGAATCGTAGAATACCATGCTACCTACCGCGTGATCCAAACAAATTCCCACACCTTCTACACACATCCTTTCGGGTTATGCTTCTACAACACCACCCCAGATTCTTACATACTCGCTATCAGAGCCGGTGTTCCCAAGGATGAAGTGCGGTGGGTCTGGGATGCAAACCGGAACCACCCGGTTCGCGAGAAAGCCACTCTCTCTTTGGGTAGAGAGGGAAACTTAGTCCTCGGAGAAGCAGATGGGACTGTTGTTTGGCAAACCAACACAGCCAACAAAGGTGTCACAGGCATCAAGTTACTTGGAAACGGTAACTTGGTTCTCCATGACAAGAATGGAAGATTCATATGGCAAAGCTTTGATTACCCTACTGATACTCTTCTACTGGGGCAATCAGTCACAACTAATGGCCGTAACAAGCTTGTTAGTCGCAAATCTGATACCGATGGCTCTGATGGGCCATACAGTATTGTTCTGGACCACACTGGGTTCACTATGTACTTGAACAATACTGGCCAGCGTCTTATCTATGGCGGGTGGACAGGAACCGACTACGGAAGCACTGTAACCTTTGATTTTGACATTATGGATGGGTTCGATGATGGCATTGCTTATGAGCTTGTGCTCAATGTAAACCAGGACATTAAcgctccaccaccaccaccaccacaaagcCATAGGCACCTCCTACAAGTTCGTCCCATTGGCAACGCACACCAAATCAACCTTAACAAGCTCAACTACAATGCTACATACACATTTCTAAGACTCGGGTCTGATGGCAATCTCAAGGCCTATACTTACTATGACAAAGTGAGAAACATGAAATGGGAAGAGAGCTTTGCATTCTTTTCGAGCTATTTCATTAGAGAATGTGCATTGCCATCTAAGTGTGGTTCGTATGGGTACTGTAGTAGGGGCATGTGTGTTGGGTGCCCCAGCCCGAAAGGGCTTCTGGGTTGGAGCAAGGGCTGTGCAGCACCAAAGTTGGGACAGTGTAAGAGTGGGGCAAAAGCGAGCTACTACAAGGTTGCGGATGTTGAGCACTTTCTGAGTCCTTATTTGGATGGGGGAGATGGTCCAATGAAGGTCGGAGAGTGCAGGGCCAAGTGTGATAAGGACTGTAAGTGCTTAGGGTTCTTTTACAGGGAAGATACCTCTAAGTGTGTGTTGGCACCATTGCTTGGGACTCTTATAAAGGACGTGAATACTTCGGTCGGTTACATCAAATATTCGAAGTAG
- the LOC103431588 gene encoding uncharacterized protein isoform X1, giving the protein MNEYIGDETNNAQEQKEHEIEDPELCRLLVPKAEDLPLIPPSSVESNFVSYFAPDFMKPGHDQYIYRHANGLCVIGLAPTHVALKEEGGITAVDFNVGKSDRSGIKVTGKRKKNAQHLESNSALCKVCTNDATYIVRCCVKGSLLEVNDRLIKQPDLLNSAADREGYIAIIMPKPADWLKVKDSLLSLEDYKKLREVS; this is encoded by the exons ATGAACGAATACATCGGTGATGAAACAAACaatgcacaagaacaaaagGAACATGAAATAGAAGACCCCGAGCTGTGTAGACTTCTTGTACCAAAAGCAGAAGATCTGCCTCTCATCCCTCCCTCTTCTGTTGAATCCAACTTTGTCTCTTATTTCGCTCCAG ATTTTATGAAGCCAGGACATGACCAGTACATTTATCGCCATGCCAATGG ATTGTGTGTGATTGGCTTGGCTCCAACACATGTGGCTCTTAAGGAAGAAGGGGGTATCACAGCTGTTGATTTCAATGTTGGGAAATCTGATCGTAGTGGGATAAAGGTTACTGGAAAACGCAAGAAG AATGCACAACACTTGGAGTCCAACTCAGCCTTGTGTAAAGTTTGCACCAATGATGCTACTTATATTGTGAG GTGTTGCGTAAAAGGTTCACTATTGGAAGTGAATGATAGATTAATCAAGCAGCCAGATTTGCTTAATTCAGCC GCAGATAGAGAAGGATATATTGCCATTATCATGCCAAAGCCAGCAGATTGGCTCAAAGTCAAGGATTCGCTGTTAAGCCTTGAAGATTACAAAAAGCTGAGGGAAGTTTCATGA
- the LOC103431588 gene encoding uncharacterized protein isoform X2, with amino-acid sequence MNEYIGDETNNAQEQKEHEIEDPELCRLLVPKAEDLPLIPPSSVESNFVSYFAPDFMKPGHDQYIYRHANGLCVIGLAPTHVALKEEGGITAVDFNVGKSDRSGIKVTGKRKKNAQHLESNSALCKVCTNDATYIVRCCVKGSLLEVNDRLIKQPDLLNSAVRISR; translated from the exons ATGAACGAATACATCGGTGATGAAACAAACaatgcacaagaacaaaagGAACATGAAATAGAAGACCCCGAGCTGTGTAGACTTCTTGTACCAAAAGCAGAAGATCTGCCTCTCATCCCTCCCTCTTCTGTTGAATCCAACTTTGTCTCTTATTTCGCTCCAG ATTTTATGAAGCCAGGACATGACCAGTACATTTATCGCCATGCCAATGG ATTGTGTGTGATTGGCTTGGCTCCAACACATGTGGCTCTTAAGGAAGAAGGGGGTATCACAGCTGTTGATTTCAATGTTGGGAAATCTGATCGTAGTGGGATAAAGGTTACTGGAAAACGCAAGAAG AATGCACAACACTTGGAGTCCAACTCAGCCTTGTGTAAAGTTTGCACCAATGATGCTACTTATATTGTGAG GTGTTGCGTAAAAGGTTCACTATTGGAAGTGAATGATAGATTAATCAAGCAGCCAGATTTGCTTAATTCAGCCGTAAGAATCA GCAGATAG
- the LOC103431611 gene encoding protein LIGHT-DEPENDENT SHORT HYPOCOTYLS 10, translating into MSTNKGKDVAEGSSSASATTTDHQQQKQTSQPPAQLSRYESQKRRDWNTFGQYLRNQRPPVALSQSNSNHVLDFLRYLDQFGKTKVHAQGCVFFGQPEPPGPCTCPLRQAWGSLDALIGRLRAAYEENGGLPETNPFASGAIRVYLREVRDSQAKARGIPYKKKKKKRNLMKANLDHNPNISMQQS; encoded by the coding sequence ATGTCTACCAACAAAGGAAAAGATGTAGCGGAAGGATCATCGTCTGCTTCTGCTACTACTACTGATCATCAGCAACAGAAGCAGACTTCGCAGCCGCCAGCTCAGCTGAGCCGGTACGAGTCACAGAAGAGGAGAGATTGGAACACTTTTGGGCAGTACTTGAGGAACCAGAGGCCTCCAGTTGCTCTTTCACAGAGTAACTCCAACCATGTGCTTGATTTCCTAAGGTACCTGGACCAATTTGGAAAGACCAAGGTGCACGCTCAAGGATGTGTATTTTTTGGGCAACCTGAGCCTCCTGGCCCTTGCACCTGTCCGCTAAGACAAGCTTGGGGCAGCCTTGATGCACTGATCGGACGGCTGAGAGCTGCTTATGAAGAAAATGGTGGGTTGCCAGAAACAAACCCATTTGCAAGTGGAGCTATAAGAGTCTATCTGCGTGAGGTGAGGGACTCTCAAGCCAAGGCTCGGGGAATTCcgtacaagaagaagaaaaagaagagaaatctAATGAAGGCAAATCTTGACCATAATCCCAACATCTCCATGCAGCAGTCTTGA
- the LOC103444879 gene encoding uroporphyrinogen decarboxylase 1, chloroplastic yields the protein MGLSAPASVNSSLGWKSSSLFVRSGATSTSTALTGLSVPSKRKGPHRKVSVTCSSSSDPLLVKAARGDPVSRPPAWMMRQAGRYMAVYRKLAEKYPSFRERSETTDLIVEISLQPWEAFRPDGVIIFSDILTPLPAFGVPFDIEDVRGPVIQSPIVSEEGLKTLHPIDLDKLHFVGESLKILRQEVGGHAAVLGFVGAPWTIATYIVEGGSTSTYTKIKSMCHTSPHVLRALLSHLTQAISDYIVFQVEAGAHCIQIFDSWGGQLPPAMWDSWSKPYIQEIVTSVRKRCPKTPLVLYINGNGGILERMKGTGVDVIGLDWTVDIADGRKRLGSEISVQGNVDPAYLFSPLPSLTEEIQRVVRSAGPRGHILNLGHGVLVRTPEEAVKHFFEVARSLNYDTFLETQTPRELVV from the exons ATGGGTTTATCCGCTCCGGCCag TGTGAACAGCTCTCTGGGATGGAAGTCATCGAGCTTGTTCGTGCGGTCAGGGGCAACTTCTACTTCTACTGCTCTCACTGGACTCTCGGTTCCTTCCAAAAGAAAAGGCCCCCACAGAAAGGTTTCTGTAACATGCTCTTCCTCCTCTG ATCCACTCTTGGTTAAGGCTGCAAGAGGAGATCCTGTAAGTCGGCCTCCAGCATGGATGATGCGCCAAGCAGGAAGGTATATGGCTGTTTACAGAAAGCTTGCAGAGAAATATCCATCATTCAGAGAGAGGTCAGAGACAACTGATCTCATTGTGGAAATTTCTTTGCAGCCTTGGGAAGCTTTCCGTCCTGATGGAGTGATTATTTTCTCTGACATACTCACGCCTCTACCTGCATTTGGTGTTCCCTTTGACATAGAAGACGTCAGGGGTCCTGTTATTCAGTCACCCATTGTTTCTGAAGAGGGCTTGAAGACCTTGCATCCGATTGACTTGGACAAACTACACTTTGTGGGGGAATCCTTAAAGATACTGCGGCAGGAG GTTGGTGGGCATGCTGCTGTTTTGGGTTTCGTAGGGGCACCTTGGACAATTGCTACATACATAGTAGAAGGGGGTTCAACTTCCACGTATACAAAAATAAAGAGCATGTGCCATACATCACCACATGTATTGAGGGCTCTTCTTTCTCATTTGACTCAGGCAATATCAGACTATATTGTTTTCCAAGTAGAAGCAGGGGCACATTGCATACAAATATTTGATTCATGGGGTGGGCAACTACCACCAGCCATGTGGGATAGCTGGTCGAAGCCTTATATTCAAGAG ATCGTGACTTCAGTAAGGAAAAGATGCCCTAAAACACCACTTGTTCTCTACATTAATGGGAATGGTGGCATTCTTGAGCGCATGAAAGGAACTGGTGTAGATGTGATTGGGCTCGATTGGACGGTAGACATAGCTGATGGTAGAAAACGGTTGGGTAGTGAGATCAGTGTACAGGGAAATGTGGATCCTGCTTACCTATTTTCTCCTCTTCCTTCCTTGACCGAAGAAATTCAAAG GGTGGTGAGGTCTGCAGGGCCAAGGGGACACATTCTCAATCTAGGGCATGGTGTTCTTGTACGGACACCTGAAGAAGCGGTTAAACATTTCTTCGAAGTTGCAAGAAGCTTGAATTATGACACATTTCTTGAAACACAAACACCGAGGGAATTGGTAGTGTAG
- the LOC103444878 gene encoding peptide-N4-(N-acetyl-beta-glucosaminyl)asparagine amidase A-like — protein sequence MASPLALLLLLLLHQPLFSAANVHKINLLRSELLSQPTPQNAAAPTLYFEITKPIELPKTKPCTQHVLQHDFGYTYGKPPVFANYTPPSYCPSHSFSKIVLEWKATCKGTQFDRIFGVWLGGIELLRGCTAEPTQNGIVWSVKKDITRYYSLLQNNQTLAVYLGNLVNERYTGIYHVNISIHFYPAEKNLNYNYEQNLGNLDSGYHPWADLILPISRNLPFNDGLWFEIQNSTDTQLKEFKIPQNAYKAVLEVYVSFHENDEFWYSNPPNEYIAANNLSGTPGNGPFREVVVSLDGEVVGAVWPFTVIFTGGFNPLLWSPITAIGSYNLPSYDIEITPFMGKILDGKSHKFGFSVTNALNVWLVDANLHLWLDKQSTKTEGELLKNSSLPLVVSLVSDFKGLNGTFFTRAGRSVSSTGWVKSSYGNITTDAIQDLHYSNTMVMKNDGNTQIVNQTIHSNDTVHIRLSSSIIHSMSSNKKFPLYLYIDFLEQAKETYKYITNVELGFIEKKSASAGSRFSNSSLSNLQNAEGTIIIKNSSVVRGLGSTQQVYRFDGGKSCYFRNISSSDDTILYDKVGFTCTKKPESNVDFGLSRLRPLGAQRSSPGPRFT from the coding sequence ATGGCCTCTCCGTtggccctcctcctcctcctcctcctccaccaacCACTCTTTTCCGCCGCCAATGTCCACAAAATTAACCTTCTCAGATCGGAGCTCCTCTCCCAACCCACCCCACAAAACGCTGCCGCACCAACTCTCTACTTCGAAATAACCAAACCCATAGAACTCCCCAAAACCAAGCCCTGCACCCAGCACGTTCTCCAGCACGACTTCGGGTACACATACGGCAAACCTCCAGTCTTTGCTAACTACACCCCTCCCTCCTACTGCCCATCTCATTCATTTTCCAAAATTGTGCTCGAGTGGAAAGCCACCTGCAAAGGGACGCAATTTGATCGGATTTTCGGGGTTTGGCTCGGCGGCATTGAGCTTCTCAGGGGCTGCACGGCTGAGCCAACGCAGAATGGGATTGTTTGGAGTGTCAAGAAGGACATCACAAGGTACTATTCTTTGCTTCAGAACAATCAAACGCTAGCTGTTTATCTTGGGAATTTGGTAAATGAAAGATATACTGGGATTTACCATGTGAATATTAGCATCCATTTTTACCCTGCTGAGAAGAATTTGAATTATAACTATGAGCAAAATTTGGGAAATTTGGATTCTGGGTACCATCCTTGGGCGGATTTGATCTTGCCCATTTCGAGAAATCTGCCTTTCAATGATGGGTTGTGGTTTGAAATCCAGAATTCGACCGATACACAGTTGAAGGAATTTAAGATTCCACAGAATGCTTATAAGGCTGTGTTGGAGGTGTATGTTTCATTTCATGAGAATGATGAGTTTTGGTATTCAAATCCTCCGAATGAGTACATTGCTGCAAATAATCTTAGCGGTACGCCTGGAAACGGGCCTTTTAGGGAGGTTGTAGTGAGTTTAGATGGTGAGGTTGTTGGTGCAGTCTGGCCTTTTACTGTGATTTTCACTGGAGGGTTCAATCCCCTCCTATGGAGTCCAATTACTGCAATTGGCTCGTACAATCTCCCTTCTTATGATATTGAAATCACGCCCTTTATGGGGAAGATATTGGATGGGAAGAGCCACAAGTTTGGTTTTAGTGTTACAAATGCCTTAAATGTTTGGCTCGTTGATGCGAATTTGCATCTTTGGTTGGACAAGCAGAGCACGAAAACTGAAGGAGAGCTTTTGAAGAATAGTAGCTTGCCCCTTGTTGTTTCATTGGTTTCGGATTTCAAGGGTTTAAATGGCACATTTTTTACAAGGGCCGGCAGGTCTGTGTCATCAACTGGATGGGTGAAGTCCTCCTATGGGAATATCACAACTGATGCGATTCAAGACCTCCATTACAGTAATACAATGGTCATGAAGAATGATGGCAATACGCAGATAGTGAATCAGACCATCCATTCCAATGATACAGTTCATATCAGGCTGTCATCCTCCATTATCCACTCAATGTcatcaaacaaaaaatttcctctttacttgtacaTTGACTTCCTGGAACAAGCAAAAGAAACTTATAAGTACATTACAAATGTCGAACTGGGATTTATCGAGAAGAAGTCTGCAAGTGCTGGTTCCCGATTCTCCAACAGCTCTCTCAGCAATCTGCAGAATGCCGAGGGTACTATCATTATAAAAAACAGTTCCGTAGTTAGAGGACTGGGGAGTACACAGCAAGTGTATAGATTCGATGGTGGCAAATCCTGTTACTTCAGAAACATAAGCAGCTCAGACGACACCATACTCTACGATAAGGTGGGGTTTACGTGCACAAAAAAACCAGAGTCTAATGTGGATTTTGGCTTAAGCAGACTCCGGCCTTTGGGTGCTCAAAGGAGCTCTCCTGGTCCCCGATTTACTTGA